A single window of Gossypium arboreum isolate Shixiya-1 chromosome 13, ASM2569848v2, whole genome shotgun sequence DNA harbors:
- the LOC108463145 gene encoding epidermis-specific secreted glycoprotein EP1-like: MNITLTLFFFLKFLWDDYKPLQVIASTQISKQLKAFQFSFHFAFTTMRLIFLFLFTVFFIAKATVPPSETFQYVNEGELGPYIIEYDGNYRALPPFSAPFQLCFYNTTPNAYTLALRMGLTRSESLFRWVWEANRGNPVRENATLTFGSDGNLVLADVDGRIAWQTNTANKGVTRFKVLPNGNMVLHDSKGNFIWQSFDYPTDTLLAGQSLRLGGATKLVSRASAMNNSDGPYSLVMESKALVLYYKASNTPRPILYFNHEYWVNVRKGPLEYVKFDSTSEDDEGTAYGLNLEYQVANSSTGGTLRIGRPNYNSTLSFLRLGMDGNLKVYTYYDPVFDSAWEVTFTLFSRDSFWSSECQLPERCGELGLCEDSQCVACPSPNGLLGWSKDCDVKKLSSCNEKDFNYYKLDGVDHFMTTYTRGNAIKQDECGNKCTKDCKCMGYFYNQETSRCWMAYDLKTLTRVANSTHVAYIKAPK; encoded by the coding sequence ATGAATATTACACTGaccctctttttctttttaaaattcctATGGGATGATTATAAACCCCTTCAGGTCATTGCTTCCACACAGATCTCTAAGCAACTCAAAGCTTTCCAATTCTCTTTCCATTTTGCTTTCACAACAATGCGGTTGATATTCCTCTTTTTGTTTACAGTCTTTTTCATTGCTAAAGCTACGGTTCCACCTTCTGAGACATTTCAATACGTCAATGAAGGTGAATTAGGACCTTATATCATAGAGTACGATGGTAACTATCGAGCTCTACCACCATTCAGTGCCCCATTCCAACTTTGCTTCTACAACACCACCCCCAATGCATATACCCTAGCCTTGCGTATGGGGCTTACGCGATCCGAGTCGTTATTCCGGTGGGTTTGGGAAGCGAACCGTGGGAACCCAGTTCGGGAAAACGCGACGTTGACATTCGGAAGTGATGGAAACCTTGTCTTGGCCGATGTAGATGGTCGGATTGCTTGGCAAACCAACACGGCTAACAAAGGTGTGACAAGGTTCAAAGTACTTCCTAATGGGAACATGGTGCTTCATGATTCCAAAGGTAATTTTATTTGGCAAAGTTTTGATTATCCTACCGATACCCTATTAGCAGGCCAGTCTCTTCGCCTTGGTGGTGCAACCAAGCTTGTGAGTCGGGCCTCTGCTATGAACAACTCAGACGGTCCTTATAGCCTGGTCATGGAATCCAAAGCATTAGTTTTGTACTATAAGGCCTCAAATACCCCTAGGCCAATTCTTTATTTCAATCATGAGTATTGGGTAAATGTGAGGAAGGGTCCCTTAGAATACGTCAAATTCGATTCCACCTCCGAAGATGATGAGGGTACTGCCTATGGGCTAAATCTAGAGTATCAAGTAGCTAATTCTTCTACCGGAGGGACTTTACGGATCGGAAGACCGAACTACAACAGTACGTTATCGTTTCTCCGACTCGGAATGGATGGAAACCTTAAGGTTTACACTTACTATGACCCTGTATTTGACAGTGCATGGGAGGTAACCTTCACTCTTTTCTCCAGAGATTCATTCTGGAGTAGTGAGTGCCAATTGCCTGAACGGTGTGGGGAATTAGGGCTTTGTGAGGACAGTCAATGCGTGGCTTGCCCATCGCCAAATGGGCTGTTGGGTTGGAGTAAAGATTGCGATGTCAAGAAATTATCAAGTTGTAACGAGAAGGATTTCAATTATTACAAGCTGGATGGGGTGGATCACTTTATGACTACTTACACAAGAGGAAATGCCATCAAACAGGATGAATGTGGCAATAAATGTACAAAGGATTGCAAGTGCATGGGTTACTTTTACAACCAGGAAACCTCAAGGTGTTGGATGGCTTATGATCTCAAAACCCTAACACGAGTTGCAAATTCAACCCATGTGGCTTACATCAAGGCTCCAAAATAG